The Bdellovibrio bacteriovorus W nucleotide sequence TGCAAAAGAGGCCTTAGAGTTTCTCGTAACTCCAGACAACCCCCATCTTTATCAAGATCTGATCCGCTCCTATTTAAAAATTTCAGACGAACTTGCTGAATCCTTACAGAAATCCCATGTCCCCGATACCTATAGAAAGATCGCCCACACTTGGCGAAGCAGCTCATTAAGCCTCGGAGCCGAGGATCTGGCCGCTCTTTGCAAAGACCTTGAGTCCAATCCCGAAAACTCAGACCTTATTCCTTTGATTCTAATAGAATATGCTAAGGTAAAGACCGCACTTATTGACTCTGGCAATCTATCGACTGTCTAGA carries:
- a CDS encoding hypothetical protein (COG2198 FOG: HPt domain); protein product: MSHRDYPGPINPAAKEALEFLVTPDNPHLYQDLIRSYLKISDELAESLQKSHVPDTYRKIAHTWRSSSLSLGAEDLAALCKDLESNPENSDLIPLILIEYAKVKTALIDSGNLSTV